The following are encoded together in the Arcobacter aquimarinus genome:
- a CDS encoding NAD(P)H-dependent oxidoreductase produces the protein MEKTFMEAMDFRHACKIFDETKKISDEDMKFILEVARKSPSSFGQEGWKFLVITNEELKAKLRPFCWDQPQVTTCSHLVIILAAIEAVKPESGIPATRFARREMPQEKKDFYNKLYKDHLTVTKVLDSDDNVYSWTARQTYIAAGNMMTAAAVKGIDSCPIEGFDKAKVEEVLGLDTKKFQLSMVLPFGYRINPQSTQLREDFKDIVEFIK, from the coding sequence ATGGAAAAAACATTTATGGAAGCAATGGATTTTAGACATGCTTGTAAGATTTTTGATGAGACTAAAAAAATTAGTGATGAAGATATGAAATTTATTTTAGAAGTAGCAAGAAAAAGTCCTAGTTCTTTTGGTCAAGAAGGTTGGAAATTTTTAGTTATTACAAATGAAGAATTAAAAGCAAAATTAAGACCATTTTGTTGGGATCAACCTCAAGTTACAACTTGTTCTCATTTAGTTATTATACTTGCTGCTATTGAAGCTGTTAAACCAGAATCAGGAATTCCTGCAACTAGATTTGCAAGACGAGAAATGCCTCAAGAGAAAAAAGATTTTTACAATAAATTATATAAAGACCACTTAACAGTTACAAAAGTTTTAGATAGTGATGATAATGTTTATTCTTGGACAGCTAGACAAACTTACATAGCTGCTGGAAATATGATGACAGCAGCTGCGGTTAAAGGAATTGATTCTTGTCCAATAGAGGGATTTGATAAAGCAAAAGTAGAAGAAGTATTAGGACTTGATACTAAAAAATTCCAATTATCTATGGTTTTACCTTTTGGATATAGAATAAATCCACAATCAACTCAATTAAGAGAAGATTTTAAAGATATTGTTGAATTTATAAAATGA
- a CDS encoding phosphate/phosphite/phosphonate ABC transporter substrate-binding protein — protein sequence MLKKITLIFFISILFLFTACEDDSKSYTPSYQKEKVIDKKIYTFGIHPLHNPKYLFELYEPLVDYLNNNLENKKIEIKLEASRNYDFFNKKLFSREFDFALPNPYQTVKALEVGYKVFAKMGDDENFRGIFLVRKDSGIKNFEDLKGKKISYPAPTALAATILPQQLLYENKIDINKDIENIYVGSQESSIMNVYLKQSDIAATWPPPWETFIKQRPEIANEVEIIWQTKNLPNNSLVVRDDISEELISEISLLFTQLHLNEEGKKILDKIGLSQFEIANENTYKVVKDFIIDFEKNVRVIK from the coding sequence ATGTTAAAAAAAATTACCTTAATATTTTTTATATCCATATTATTTTTGTTTACAGCGTGTGAAGATGATTCCAAAAGTTATACACCTTCTTATCAAAAAGAAAAGGTTATAGACAAAAAAATTTATACTTTTGGAATTCATCCATTACATAATCCCAAATATCTTTTTGAACTTTATGAACCTTTGGTGGATTACTTAAATAATAATTTAGAAAATAAAAAAATAGAGATAAAACTAGAAGCTTCAAGAAATTATGATTTTTTCAATAAAAAATTATTTTCAAGAGAGTTTGATTTTGCTCTTCCTAATCCTTATCAAACAGTTAAAGCATTAGAAGTAGGATATAAAGTTTTTGCAAAAATGGGTGATGATGAAAATTTTAGAGGAATATTTTTAGTTAGAAAAGATAGTGGAATTAAAAATTTTGAAGATTTAAAAGGTAAAAAGATTAGTTATCCAGCTCCCACGGCACTAGCAGCAACAATTCTTCCACAACAACTTTTATATGAAAATAAAATAGATATAAATAAAGATATTGAAAATATTTATGTTGGTTCACAAGAATCATCAATTATGAATGTTTATTTAAAACAAAGTGATATTGCAGCAACTTGGCCTCCACCTTGGGAAACATTTATAAAACAAAGACCAGAAATAGCCAATGAAGTTGAAATTATTTGGCAAACAAAAAATTTACCTAATAACAGTTTAGTAGTAAGAGATGATATTTCAGAAGAATTAATAAGTGAAATATCTTTATTATTTACACAATTACATTTAAATGAAGAAGGGAAAAAGATTCTTGATAAAATAGGTCTTAGTCAATTTGAAATAGCAAATGAAAATACATACAAAGTAGTAAAAGATTTTATCATTGATTTTGAAAAAAATGTTAGGGTAATAAAATGA
- a CDS encoding class II aldolase and adducin N-terminal domain-containing protein, giving the protein MIDKDVVKLLSDLSLTMFSKNFFGIYHGAISTKLDQNNFIINTSDAIFDKMEDKSFCTLNVNKRDYRWNIASIESHIHATIYTNIHEAKYIAFGMPIHTTAYTLEHDNIVFEDFFGKTIFKELPIYNPGDFSTWYKRNALEITKYLKESEHKIMVIKGIGTYIYDRDILELVKKIAILENSCRLLSIKSSFQ; this is encoded by the coding sequence ATGATTGACAAAGATGTTGTAAAATTACTTTCTGATTTATCATTAACTATGTTTTCAAAAAACTTTTTTGGTATTTACCATGGAGCTATTTCTACAAAATTAGATCAAAACAATTTTATAATCAATACAAGTGATGCAATATTTGATAAAATGGAAGACAAATCTTTTTGTACATTAAATGTAAATAAAAGAGATTATAGATGGAATATTGCAAGTATTGAATCTCATATTCACGCTACAATATATACAAATATACACGAAGCAAAATATATAGCCTTTGGAATGCCTATTCATACAACAGCTTATACTTTAGAACATGATAATATAGTATTTGAAGATTTTTTTGGAAAAACTATTTTTAAAGAACTTCCAATTTATAATCCAGGAGATTTTTCTACTTGGTATAAAAGAAATGCTCTTGAAATTACAAAATATCTAAAAGAATCAGAACATAAAATAATGGTAATAAAAGGTATTGGTACTTATATTTACGATAGGGACATACTTGAATTAGTGAAAAAAATAGCAATTCTTGAAAACTCTTGTCGTCTTCTAAGTATAAAATCATCATTTCAATAA
- a CDS encoding winged helix-turn-helix domain-containing protein: protein MNEVLIKESLATKSLLFISDDSFFVEDIKRVLNDSNVTFFENNKFYLLNSEINNFDVIIFDNRSNNLKKFLDVYQLTKSYRFDTPIILIENEIDEDIELYKVLNIYTVLEKDVKKEFLFRIILICLNFLNTNKKIQFENGYYFDINSEELFQGKKIVKLTKIEKKLIKLLSLNPNSLVSYEDIASEVWKGKVFSIYSLRNVINHIREKTDETFIRNFSNRGYILNTI, encoded by the coding sequence ATGAATGAGGTATTAATAAAAGAGAGTTTAGCTACAAAGTCTTTATTATTTATAAGTGATGATTCTTTTTTTGTAGAAGATATAAAAAGAGTTTTAAATGATAGTAATGTTACATTTTTTGAAAATAATAAGTTTTATTTGTTAAATAGTGAAATCAATAATTTTGATGTAATTATATTTGATAATAGAAGTAATAATTTAAAGAAATTTTTAGATGTTTATCAATTAACAAAATCTTACAGATTTGATACTCCTATTATATTGATTGAGAATGAAATTGATGAGGACATTGAATTATATAAAGTTCTAAATATTTATACAGTTTTAGAAAAAGATGTGAAAAAAGAATTTTTATTTAGAATAATTCTAATTTGTCTTAATTTTTTGAATACAAATAAGAAAATTCAATTCGAAAATGGTTATTACTTTGATATAAATAGTGAAGAGTTATTTCAAGGTAAAAAGATTGTTAAATTAACTAAAATAGAGAAAAAATTAATAAAATTATTATCTTTAAATCCTAATTCTTTGGTTTCTTATGAAGATATTGCAAGTGAAGTTTGGAAAGGAAAAGTATTTTCAATATACTCTTTAAGAAATGTTATAAATCATATTAGAGAAAAAACAGATGAAACATTCATTAGAAATTTTTCAAATAGAGGTTATATTTTAAATACAATTTAA
- a CDS encoding HU family DNA-binding protein: MNKAEFIDAVAAKAGLSKKDAKGAVDAVLDTITEALVKKESVSFIGFGTFAVSERAARTAKVPGTDKTVDVPATTVAKFKVGKALKEAVSGK; this comes from the coding sequence ATGAACAAGGCAGAATTTATTGATGCAGTAGCTGCAAAAGCTGGTTTATCTAAAAAAGATGCAAAAGGTGCAGTTGATGCAGTTTTAGACACAATTACTGAGGCTTTAGTTAAAAAAGAGTCTGTAAGTTTTATCGGATTTGGTACATTCGCTGTTAGCGAAAGAGCTGCAAGAACTGCAAAAGTTCCAGGAACAGATAAAACTGTTGATGTTCCAGCTACTACTGTTGCTAAATTCAAAGTTGGAAAAGCTCTAAAAGAAGCTGTTTCTGGTAAATAG
- a CDS encoding putative quinol monooxygenase, with amino-acid sequence MKNIVIVATIKVKKGFKDEVYNELLQLHKATHEFDEGCIQYDLHKDLTDEDSFTFVETWENQELLSLHETKEHFKNFVSKIENKIDGLTINKLEKLEI; translated from the coding sequence ATGAAAAATATTGTAATAGTTGCAACTATAAAAGTGAAAAAAGGTTTTAAAGATGAAGTTTATAATGAACTTTTGCAATTGCATAAAGCAACCCATGAATTTGATGAAGGTTGTATTCAATACGATTTACATAAAGATTTAACTGATGAAGATAGTTTTACTTTTGTTGAAACTTGGGAAAATCAAGAGCTTTTATCTTTACATGAAACAAAAGAGCATTTTAAAAACTTTGTATCTAAAATCGAAAATAAAATAGATGGTTTAACAATCAATAAATTAGAAAAATTAGAAATCTAA
- the rsmH gene encoding 16S rRNA (cytosine(1402)-N(4))-methyltransferase RsmH, which yields MNIPHIPVLYNETLDAFKNINNGYIIDCTTGFAGHSNGLLNQNENIKLICNDQDDEALSFSKNRLKDFENRVIFNKGNFEHVIKTFKDYEIRGVLADIGVSSLQLDKLERGFGFESETLDMRMNQNQSLDAATIVNTYSQVELERVFKEYGEVREYKKVASLIINNRPFTSARQISELLSKKMAKGKIHPATLPFQGIRIEVNDELGVLERLFDSLEEVKLKNCIVAIISFHSLEDRIVKNYFKKWSKSCICPEGVFRCECGNNHALGKIITKKPIIPTALEIKQNPRSRSSKLRIFKFD from the coding sequence ATGAATATTCCACATATACCTGTTTTGTACAATGAAACATTAGACGCTTTTAAAAATATTAATAATGGATATATTATTGATTGTACAACTGGTTTTGCAGGTCATAGTAATGGTTTATTAAATCAAAATGAAAATATAAAATTAATTTGTAATGATCAAGATGATGAGGCTTTAAGTTTTTCAAAAAATAGACTAAAAGATTTTGAAAATAGGGTGATTTTTAATAAAGGAAATTTTGAACATGTTATTAAAACTTTTAAAGATTATGAAATAAGAGGAGTTTTAGCTGATATTGGAGTTTCTTCTTTACAACTTGATAAGCTAGAACGTGGTTTTGGTTTTGAAAGTGAAACACTTGATATGAGAATGAATCAAAATCAATCTTTAGATGCAGCAACTATTGTAAATACATATTCCCAAGTAGAATTAGAAAGAGTTTTTAAAGAGTATGGAGAAGTAAGAGAATATAAAAAAGTTGCATCTTTGATAATAAATAATAGACCTTTTACAAGTGCAAGACAAATTTCAGAACTTTTGTCAAAAAAAATGGCAAAAGGAAAAATTCATCCAGCAACTTTACCTTTTCAAGGTATTAGAATAGAAGTAAATGATGAACTTGGTGTTTTAGAAAGACTTTTTGATTCGTTAGAAGAGGTAAAATTGAAAAATTGCATCGTTGCTATTATTTCATTTCACTCTTTAGAAGATAGAATTGTAAAAAACTATTTTAAAAAATGGAGTAAGTCTTGTATCTGTCCAGAAGGAGTTTTTAGGTGTGAATGTGGGAATAATCACGCTTTAGGGAAAATTATTACAAAAAAACCTATAATTCCAACTGCACTTGAGATTAAACAAAATCCAAGAAGTCGAAGTTCTAAATTAAGGATTTTTAAATTTGATTAA
- a CDS encoding ATP-binding protein codes for MINKIKDFFTTSIKRRLIVTITFAHVFLMSIFVYDLINKQKNFLKKQSIEQIKSLSNMIERNSISWVLSNDFLGLEELISSISKYPNLEYAMILNKEEKVIAHSQKDLVNFYLSDDVSLNFFKSKKIESSILVQNDSIIDYISPIIMEKQHIGWVRIGLNQDLTFQNLKNIFQEGLFFILLAVIIGYLFSYFLAKNITKDLYDLIKIATQTATGNKKQRSKVYLSRKDELGILSKEINKMLDKIEEDEKKLEITNMQLENDIVELEILDKKLTELNQDLEKKVEEKTYELKLLNENLEKEIEDEVEQNRQKDNMLFQQSKMASMGEMMENIAHQWRQPLSFISTSASGIKLHKEFNTLDDEFLDEAVENIMHSTQFLSNTIDDFRDFYKTDKVKSKFNIQEIIEKTLKLTSSRFTNRDIKVIKEIDEIFIFGFENELIQVFVNILNNARDELEKMPNGERFIFITLKQEKDRVIIFIKDNANGIDEKIINRVFEPYFTTKANEKGTGIGLYMSKEIITKHFNGKIYVLNEIFTYQAKEYKGANFVIEIPL; via the coding sequence ATGATAAATAAAATAAAAGATTTTTTTACAACTTCAATAAAGAGAAGATTAATTGTTACAATAACTTTTGCACATGTTTTTTTGATGAGTATTTTTGTATATGATTTAATAAATAAACAAAAAAATTTTTTAAAAAAACAGAGTATTGAACAGATTAAAAGTTTAAGTAATATGATAGAAAGAAATTCTATATCTTGGGTATTATCAAATGATTTTTTAGGATTAGAAGAGTTGATTTCTTCTATTTCAAAATATCCAAATTTAGAGTATGCAATGATTTTAAATAAAGAAGAAAAAGTTATAGCTCATTCTCAAAAAGATTTAGTAAATTTTTATTTATCTGATGATGTTAGTTTGAATTTTTTTAAATCTAAAAAAATTGAATCATCTATTTTGGTACAAAATGATTCAATTATTGATTATATTTCTCCAATAATTATGGAAAAACAGCATATAGGTTGGGTTAGAATAGGTTTAAATCAAGATTTAACTTTTCAGAATTTGAAAAATATTTTTCAAGAAGGATTGTTTTTCATACTTTTAGCTGTTATTATTGGTTATTTGTTTTCATATTTTTTGGCTAAAAATATCACAAAAGATTTATATGATTTAATAAAAATTGCAACCCAAACTGCAACAGGAAATAAAAAGCAACGATCAAAAGTCTATTTAAGTAGAAAAGATGAATTAGGTATTTTATCAAAAGAAATAAATAAAATGCTTGATAAAATTGAAGAAGATGAAAAAAAACTTGAAATTACAAATATGCAATTAGAAAATGATATTGTTGAACTTGAAATTTTAGATAAAAAATTAACTGAATTAAATCAAGATTTAGAGAAAAAAGTTGAAGAAAAAACTTATGAATTAAAACTTTTAAATGAAAATTTAGAAAAAGAGATTGAAGATGAAGTTGAGCAAAATAGACAAAAAGACAATATGCTTTTTCAACAATCAAAAATGGCTTCTATGGGTGAAATGATGGAAAATATAGCACATCAATGGCGACAACCTTTAAGTTTTATATCTACGAGTGCTAGTGGAATAAAATTACATAAAGAGTTTAATACTTTAGATGATGAGTTTTTAGATGAAGCTGTAGAAAATATTATGCATAGTACGCAATTTTTATCAAATACAATTGATGATTTTAGAGATTTTTATAAAACAGATAAAGTTAAAAGTAAATTTAATATACAAGAAATTATAGAAAAAACTCTTAAACTTACAAGTTCAAGATTTACAAATCGTGATATAAAAGTTATAAAAGAGATAGATGAGATTTTTATTTTTGGTTTTGAGAATGAGTTAATTCAAGTTTTTGTAAATATTTTAAATAATGCAAGAGATGAATTAGAAAAAATGCCAAATGGAGAAAGATTTATTTTTATTACACTAAAACAAGAAAAAGATAGAGTAATAATTTTTATAAAAGATAATGCAAATGGAATAGATGAAAAAATTATAAATAGAGTATTTGAACCATATTTTACGACTAAAGCTAATGAAAAAGGCACAGGAATAGGGCTTTATATGTCAAAAGAGATTATAACTAAACATTTTAATGGAAAAATTTATGTACTAAATGAAATTTTTACTTATCAAGCAAAAGAGTATAAAGGAGCAAATTTTGTCATAGAAATTCCACTATAG
- a CDS encoding NADH:flavin oxidoreductase/NADH oxidase, which translates to MSLLLKSGNIGALELKNRVVMPPMCMYKSDNSGEIKDFHKYHYVSRALGGVGFIIVEATAIEPKGRISSNDLGLWDDSLIEKHKQLNKNIHSFGAKTAIQIAHAGRKSTVIDSTPIAPSSIAFSKEAPFKIPKEVSIEEIQNIKKLFIDAAFRAKEADYDAIELHAAHGYLLCEFLSPISNNRTDIYGGTLENRCRLVLEIAHEIKQKLDLPLIVRISADEWMNEGWNIEDSIYLSKELEKIEVDAIHVSSGGNLEKPDNAPAIQALYQSSWAKKIKENVNIPIIAVGLITTATEGEYLLENNFCDFVAYGRELLRNPNLVFYVANEFKEKEKINSSYQRAFI; encoded by the coding sequence ATGAGCTTATTATTAAAAAGTGGAAATATTGGAGCATTAGAGTTAAAAAATAGAGTTGTAATGCCACCTATGTGTATGTATAAAAGTGATAATAGTGGAGAAATAAAAGATTTTCATAAATATCATTATGTATCAAGAGCTTTAGGTGGAGTAGGATTTATTATAGTTGAAGCAACTGCAATAGAGCCAAAAGGAAGAATTTCATCAAATGATTTAGGTCTTTGGGATGATTCTTTGATAGAAAAACATAAACAATTAAATAAAAATATACACTCTTTTGGTGCAAAAACTGCAATTCAAATTGCTCATGCGGGAAGAAAGTCAACTGTTATTGATTCAACTCCTATTGCTCCAAGTTCAATTGCTTTTTCAAAAGAGGCTCCATTTAAAATTCCAAAAGAAGTTTCAATAGAAGAGATACAAAATATTAAAAAATTATTTATAGATGCAGCTTTTAGAGCAAAAGAGGCAGACTATGATGCTATTGAACTTCACGCAGCTCATGGCTATTTATTATGTGAGTTTTTATCACCAATTTCAAATAATAGAACAGATATTTATGGTGGAACTTTAGAAAATAGATGTAGATTAGTTTTAGAAATAGCCCATGAGATAAAACAAAAATTAGATTTGCCTTTGATTGTTAGAATTAGTGCTGATGAGTGGATGAATGAAGGTTGGAATATAGAAGATTCTATTTATTTATCAAAAGAGTTAGAAAAAATAGAAGTTGATGCAATACATGTATCAAGTGGTGGGAATTTAGAAAAACCTGATAATGCTCCAGCAATTCAAGCTTTATATCAATCTTCTTGGGCAAAAAAAATAAAAGAAAATGTAAATATTCCTATTATTGCAGTTGGATTAATTACAACAGCAACAGAAGGAGAGTATCTACTTGAAAACAATTTTTGTGATTTTGTGGCTTATGGTCGAGAGTTACTTAGAAATCCAAATCTTGTTTTTTATGTAGCAAATGAATTTAAAGAAAAAGAGAAAATAAATAGTTCTTATCAAAGAGCATTTATATAA